A window from Chryseobacterium vaccae encodes these proteins:
- a CDS encoding low molecular weight protein-tyrosine-phosphatase, with translation MNILMVCLGNICRSPLAEGIMKEKLGNGVIDSAGTISLHEGEHPDKRAVKTAASHGIDISKQKSRPITNADFENFDKIYCMDIDVYEDVISKAGNEEQRQKVSLFLEALGDHKNAEVPDPYWGGMDDFENVFQLLDKGCDAILKQMK, from the coding sequence ATGAATATTTTGATGGTTTGCCTGGGGAATATCTGCAGAAGTCCTTTGGCAGAAGGAATTATGAAAGAAAAGCTCGGGAATGGGGTAATTGATTCCGCAGGAACAATATCACTTCACGAAGGAGAGCATCCTGATAAAAGGGCTGTTAAAACAGCGGCCAGTCATGGAATTGATATCTCAAAACAGAAGTCCAGGCCCATTACCAACGCAGATTTTGAAAACTTTGACAAGATCTACTGTATGGATATTGATGTGTATGAAGACGTAATTTCAAAAGCAGGAAATGAAGAGCAACGCCAAAAAGTTTCTCTGTTTCTGGAAGCTTTAGGTGACCACAAAAATGCAGAAGTTCCAGATCCTTACTGGGGCGGAATGGATGATTTTGAAAACGTTTTCCAGCTTTTGGATAAAGGATGTGACGCCATCTTAAAACAGATGAAATAA
- a CDS encoding SAM-dependent methyltransferase gives MLFLLPAYLSENTSITHFSPVIKEYIMQTDYFFVENEKTARKVVKFFAPEKKQSDLKLFLLDKYTENADIKEAQNLMLKGQDFGLLSEAGLPCIADPGNLIVKWCHEKNIRIIPISGPSSIILALISSGFNGQEFTFHGYLPIDKSEKKKQILHLESLVQKTGYSQIFMETPYRNNQLFEDLTKFLSPNTKLCIAANINDPEHEFIQTKTIANWKKALPELHKVPAVFVLGK, from the coding sequence ATGCTTTTTTTACTCCCAGCCTACCTTTCGGAAAATACTTCTATCACTCATTTCTCACCTGTGATAAAAGAATATATCATGCAAACCGATTATTTCTTTGTAGAAAATGAAAAAACAGCCAGAAAAGTCGTTAAATTCTTTGCTCCTGAAAAGAAACAGTCAGATCTGAAACTGTTTTTACTGGATAAGTACACCGAAAATGCAGATATTAAAGAAGCGCAAAATCTGATGTTGAAAGGACAGGATTTCGGGTTACTTTCCGAAGCCGGATTACCTTGTATTGCCGATCCGGGAAACCTGATCGTAAAATGGTGCCACGAGAAAAATATCAGAATAATTCCTATTTCCGGACCTTCATCTATTATCCTTGCGCTGATTTCAAGTGGATTCAACGGGCAGGAATTTACCTTCCACGGTTATCTGCCGATTGATAAAAGTGAAAAGAAAAAACAGATTCTTCATCTGGAAAGCCTGGTGCAGAAAACAGGGTATTCGCAGATCTTTATGGAAACCCCATACAGAAATAACCAGCTTTTTGAAGACCTGACAAAATTCCTTTCCCCCAATACCAAACTCTGTATTGCAGCCAATATCAATGATCCTGAACATGAATTTATTCAGACCAAAACCATAGCCAACTGGAAGAAAGCCCTGCCAGAACTGCATAAAGTTCCGGCTGTTTTTGTTCTCGGAAAATGA
- a CDS encoding DUF4349 domain-containing protein: MKKIFSALSLSIILMSCSQSDPQAVTMADPPLEKEMTNHLTISAKTDSDENMPAPPLSHHKTDTISKKIIKNGKMTIQVGDLKKAQNQTAEILKKSNAYIQQEQFRNTDTDENLSMMIRVPHQNFDKLINSFSDGVGSILSKNISSNDVTEEYTDVSIKLANKKIYLEKYRDLLRNASTTKDILEIQEKIRGLEDEIDVAEGTLRFIDDRVNYSTLELSLYKEKARSSTTSKIGFGSRFSDSLTEGWNSFVGFLLGIVSFWPFLLFIPLVVFLWRKWKARRKK, encoded by the coding sequence ATGAAAAAAATATTTTCAGCATTATCATTAAGTATTATATTAATGAGTTGCAGCCAATCTGATCCCCAAGCAGTCACAATGGCAGATCCTCCTCTGGAAAAAGAAATGACCAATCATCTTACTATTTCTGCGAAAACAGATTCAGACGAAAATATGCCTGCTCCACCATTAAGCCATCATAAAACAGATACGATCTCTAAAAAGATCATTAAAAACGGGAAAATGACCATTCAAGTAGGTGACCTGAAAAAAGCACAAAACCAAACTGCAGAGATCCTAAAGAAAAGTAACGCCTATATTCAACAGGAACAGTTTCGGAATACCGATACGGACGAAAACCTGTCTATGATGATCCGTGTTCCCCATCAGAATTTTGATAAGCTTATCAATTCTTTCTCGGACGGTGTGGGATCTATCCTGTCTAAAAATATTTCCTCCAATGATGTTACTGAGGAATATACTGATGTTTCAATAAAACTGGCCAATAAAAAAATCTATCTTGAAAAGTACCGTGATCTGCTCAGAAATGCATCCACTACAAAAGACATACTTGAAATTCAGGAGAAAATCCGTGGGCTGGAAGATGAAATTGATGTGGCTGAAGGCACACTGCGTTTTATTGACGACCGGGTCAATTACAGCACTTTGGAGCTCTCTCTGTATAAGGAAAAGGCAAGGAGCTCCACCACTTCAAAAATAGGATTTGGAAGCAGGTTTTCCGATTCTCTTACAGAAGGCTGGAACAGTTTTGTAGGCTTCCTCCTGGGGATTGTTTCTTTCTGGCCTTTCCTTTTGTTTATTCCTTTAGTAGTATTTCTCTGGAGAAAATGGAAAGCACGAAGAAAAAAATAA
- a CDS encoding helix-turn-helix domain-containing protein has protein sequence MSALEKFGVEIFTQHNIFERISADKPFRPENPAFIFIKSGSIKLRQHFSDLELSANMFMVTDPQTIYEMVSVSDDFQSRMVSYKREFISALSLKFNRLITYRYFRQQMNKGVPFPEDEMEVVWKSVNFLKYILDSETEMLYKKEMVEHLFSVFCYQMAGIISKEDNYSMNQMSRQEEIVFVFLTDLAEHHLTERTVEFYAERQSITTRHLSSVVKSITGKSASQIIALIVMNEAKVLLNSSKKPVSEVSSILGFSDQYSFSHFFKKHMEVSPSQYRHQFEN, from the coding sequence ATGTCTGCACTAGAAAAATTCGGGGTTGAAATTTTTACCCAGCATAATATTTTCGAGAGAATTTCTGCGGATAAGCCTTTCCGTCCGGAAAATCCTGCCTTTATCTTTATCAAATCAGGATCTATAAAACTACGTCAGCATTTCAGTGACCTGGAGCTTTCTGCGAATATGTTTATGGTAACTGATCCACAGACTATTTATGAAATGGTTTCCGTGAGTGATGATTTCCAGTCCAGGATGGTTTCCTATAAAAGAGAATTTATTTCGGCATTATCATTGAAATTCAACAGACTGATCACCTACCGTTATTTCAGACAGCAGATGAATAAAGGAGTTCCTTTTCCGGAGGATGAAATGGAAGTGGTCTGGAAAAGTGTTAATTTCCTGAAATATATTTTAGATTCCGAAACGGAAATGCTGTATAAAAAAGAGATGGTGGAACATCTGTTCTCTGTTTTTTGCTACCAGATGGCCGGTATTATTTCTAAAGAAGACAACTATTCCATGAACCAGATGTCCAGGCAGGAGGAAATTGTTTTTGTTTTTCTTACCGATCTTGCAGAACATCATCTTACCGAAAGAACCGTGGAATTCTATGCCGAGCGCCAGTCGATTACAACCAGACATCTTTCATCAGTGGTAAAATCCATTACCGGAAAATCAGCAAGCCAGATCATTGCTTTGATCGTAATGAATGAGGCGAAAGTACTTTTAAACTCTTCCAAAAAACCGGTTTCTGAGGTGTCGTCTATTCTCGGATTCAGTGATCAGTACTCGTTTTCGCACTTTTTTAAAAAGCATATGGAAGTGAGCCCAAGCCAGTACAGACATCAGTTTGAAAATTAA